One window of Camelina sativa cultivar DH55 chromosome 4, Cs, whole genome shotgun sequence genomic DNA carries:
- the LOC104781032 gene encoding myosin heavy chain kinase B-like → MVRSIQEGVLMSSSSSSTTSNNTDSDDSLSPSASTKSFVLGTIRPPITGAYKPLAVLSAHVGSVSSLALCGEFLLSASQGKDIIVWQQPDLKIFAKFGQGDGSVKALVSVGSKVFTAHQDSRIRVWKVSRRNSENAFRLVDTLPTTKDYLGKFMKQSNYVQTRRNHKRLWIEHADSISCLAVHAGIIYSGSWDKTLKVWRLSDLKCLESIKAHDDAINGLVAGDGRVYSASADGKIKIWGKEKRKQNESALSSSSSSSLHVLKATLEGRAEVSVNSVVVSGDGKWVYGGGSDGFVMGWEKGERGGDLEEWRSAFEMKGHKMAVLCMCVVGEMVCSGSADKSIGLWRREKSGILCKFGVIDGHEGPVKCLQASPNNVGAGFMLYSGGLDKSLRVWWVPKHDNLEEKKQSFKTLLMQKV, encoded by the coding sequence ATGGTGAGATCAATCCAAGAAGGAGTCTTGatgtcttcatcttcttcctccacaaCAAGCAACAATACCGACTCAGACGATTCTCTCAGCCCATCAGCCTCCACCAAAAGCTTCGTCCTCGGAACTATACGTCCGCCGATCACCGGCGCGTACAAACCACTCGCTGTTCTCTCTGCCCACGTCGGCTCTGTTTCTTCCTTAGCGCTCTGTGGTGAGTTCTTGCTGAGTGCGTCTCAGGGGAAAGATATTATCGTTTGGCAACAGCCTGATCTCAAGATCTTTGCCAAATTTGGACAAGGAGATGGCTCTGTGAAGGCTCTTGTCAGTGTTGGAAGTAAAGTGTTCACGGCGCATCAAGATAGCAGAATCAGAGTTTGGAAAGTTTCTAGGAGAAACTCTGAGAATGCTTTCAGGCTTGTAGATACGCTTCCCACGACTAAAGACTATTTGGGAAAGTTTATGAAACAGAGCAATTACGTTCAGACGAGGAGGAACCATAAGCGTCTCTGGATCGAACACGCAGATAGCATTTCTTGCCTTGCGGTTCACGCTGGGATAATCTACTCTGGATCGTGGGATAAGACTCTTAAAGTCTGGAGATTGTCGGATCTCAAGTGTCTTGAATCGATCAAGGCTCACGACGATGCAATCAACGGTCTTGTAGCCGGAGATGGTAGAGTGTACTCTGCCTCTGCGGATGGGAAGATCAAGATTTGggggaaagagaagagaaagcagAATGAGTctgctctttcttcttcttcttcctcttctttacaTGTTCTGAAGGCGACATTGGAGGGTCGTGCGGAGGTTTCAGTGAACTCGGTGGTGGTTTCCGGAGATGGTAAGTGGGTATACGGAGGAGGATCAGATGGGTTTGTGATGGGATgggagaagggagagagaggaggagacttgGAGGAGTGGAGATCAGCGTTTGAGATGAAAGGACATAAGATGGCAGTTCTGTGCATGTGTGTGGTTGGGGAAATGGTTTGCAGTGGATCGGCTGATAAGAGCATTGGGTTGTGGAGGAGAGAAAAGAGTGGAATACTCTGTAAATTCGGAGTCATAGATGGCCATGAAGGTCCGGTCAAATGCTTGCAGGCTTCGCCTAACAATGTCGGTGCTGGCTTCATGCTTTACAGTGGAGGTCTTGACAAGAGCCTCAGGGTTTGGTGGGTCCCAAAACATGACAActtagaagagaagaaacaaagttttaaGACATTGTTGATGCAAAAGGTTTGA
- the LOC104781033 gene encoding uncharacterized protein LOC104781033 isoform X2 yields MVQRTSLFFFFSCILFEGYGEEDGIPVWEKRFCEVIGSVPWQKVVEAADFKSWYSGNVVTWDDSACEETFHSEKKRFWSRVNGLRCDVSLPDPDLYISGVDWDTFVDPELIRDLETAYFAPPDAEVECGFKRGRRDRNWSGCDLVVPVEETPWEGSDRVHDVNALERKSNGWDLSVSGADYSKDRVSYLEAKPCCGNEKANDSTSWGCWTTEARRENQWKTKDRANDSWENDDGWDHSGHQSKKARGSESVQAEEYEMLDNPWEAKPSCRKETAQETTWGGCSGKGWGDRGWNNESWGSGGWENQEWSNKGYSRDRGWKNDSWGSGGRENQEWRSKGYSRDIREPKGYNPWKAGFVPDNTALRDHRANAGGWQTRRETEAKQRSWNVKLSSDGWGGQNKERDEVYGHHSNYKNPWPRRDDYQNRKVHFSAK; encoded by the exons ATGGTACAGCGAAcgtcactcttcttcttcttctcgtg CATCTTATTCGAAGGttatggtgaagaagatgggATTCCAGTATGGGAAAAGAGATTCTGTGAAGTGATTGGATCAGTACCATGGCAAAAAGTTGTTGAAGCTGCTGACTTTAAGAGCTGGTATAGTGGTAATGTTGTCACTTGGGATGATTCAGCTTGCGAAGAGACTTTTCATAGTGAGAAGAAGAGGTTTTGGTCTCGTGTTAATGGTCTTCGTTGTGATGTTTCTCTTCCTGATCCGGATCTTTATATTAGTGGAGTTGATTGGGATACTTTTGTTGACCCTGAACTCATTAGGGATTTAGAAACTGCTTACTTTGCTCCTCCTGATGCCGAGGTAGAGTGTGGTTTTAAACGTGGAAGGCGAGATAGGAATTGGAGTGGTTGTGACTTAGTAGTGCCTGTTGAAGAGACTCCATGGGAAGGTAGTGACAGAGTCCATGATGTCAATGCATTGGAAAGGAAATCGAATGGTTGGGATCTATCAGTGAGTGGTGCCGATTATTCAAAAGATAGGGTGAGTTATTTGGAAGCCAAGCCTTGTTGTGGAAATGAGAAAGCAAATGATTCAACATCTTGGGGTTGTTGGACGACTGAGGCTCGGAGGGAGAACCAGTGGAAAACCAAAGATAGGGCTAATGACAGTTGGGAGAACGATGATGGATGGGATCATTCAGGGCACCAAAGCAAGAAAGCGAGAGGTTCTGAGAGTGTACAAGCTGAAGAGTATGAAATGCTTGACAATCCTTGGGAAGCCAAGCCTAGTTGTAGAAAGGAGACAGCTCAAGAAACCACTTGGGGAGGTTGCTCTGGCAAAGGATGGGGGGATAGAGGTTGGAATAATGAATCTTGGGGCAGTGGCGGATGGGAAAACCAGGAGTGGTCTAATAAGGGATATAGTCGTGATAGAGGTTGGAAGAATGATTCTTGGGGCAGTGGTGGACGGGAAAACCAGGAGTGGCGTAGTAAGGGATATAGTCGTGATATTCGGGAGCCAAAGGGTTATAATCCATGGAAAGCTGGTTTTGTGCCTGACAACACAGCTTTGAGAGATCATAGGGCAAATGCAGGCGGTTGGCAAACACGTAGAGAAACTGAGGCAAAGCAAAGAAGTTGGAATGTGAAACTATCAAGTGATGGTTGGGGTGGGCAAAACAAGGAAAGAGATGAGGTATATGGACACCATTCTAACTACAAAAACCCATGGCCTAGAAGAGATGATTATCAGAACAGGAAGGTCCATTTTTCAGCTAAGTAA
- the LOC104781033 gene encoding uncharacterized protein LOC104781033 isoform X1, with product MGKWNHRSRYNRRRSPERWYSERHSSSSSRGYGEEDGIPVWEKRFCEVIGSVPWQKVVEAADFKSWYSGNVVTWDDSACEETFHSEKKRFWSRVNGLRCDVSLPDPDLYISGVDWDTFVDPELIRDLETAYFAPPDAEVECGFKRGRRDRNWSGCDLVVPVEETPWEGSDRVHDVNALERKSNGWDLSVSGADYSKDRVSYLEAKPCCGNEKANDSTSWGCWTTEARRENQWKTKDRANDSWENDDGWDHSGHQSKKARGSESVQAEEYEMLDNPWEAKPSCRKETAQETTWGGCSGKGWGDRGWNNESWGSGGWENQEWSNKGYSRDRGWKNDSWGSGGRENQEWRSKGYSRDIREPKGYNPWKAGFVPDNTALRDHRANAGGWQTRRETEAKQRSWNVKLSSDGWGGQNKERDEVYGHHSNYKNPWPRRDDYQNRKVHFSAK from the exons ATGGGAAAGTGGAATCACCGATCGAGATACAACCGTCGCAGATCTCCTGAGCGATGGTACAGCGAAcgtcactcttcttcttcttctcgtg GttatggtgaagaagatgggATTCCAGTATGGGAAAAGAGATTCTGTGAAGTGATTGGATCAGTACCATGGCAAAAAGTTGTTGAAGCTGCTGACTTTAAGAGCTGGTATAGTGGTAATGTTGTCACTTGGGATGATTCAGCTTGCGAAGAGACTTTTCATAGTGAGAAGAAGAGGTTTTGGTCTCGTGTTAATGGTCTTCGTTGTGATGTTTCTCTTCCTGATCCGGATCTTTATATTAGTGGAGTTGATTGGGATACTTTTGTTGACCCTGAACTCATTAGGGATTTAGAAACTGCTTACTTTGCTCCTCCTGATGCCGAGGTAGAGTGTGGTTTTAAACGTGGAAGGCGAGATAGGAATTGGAGTGGTTGTGACTTAGTAGTGCCTGTTGAAGAGACTCCATGGGAAGGTAGTGACAGAGTCCATGATGTCAATGCATTGGAAAGGAAATCGAATGGTTGGGATCTATCAGTGAGTGGTGCCGATTATTCAAAAGATAGGGTGAGTTATTTGGAAGCCAAGCCTTGTTGTGGAAATGAGAAAGCAAATGATTCAACATCTTGGGGTTGTTGGACGACTGAGGCTCGGAGGGAGAACCAGTGGAAAACCAAAGATAGGGCTAATGACAGTTGGGAGAACGATGATGGATGGGATCATTCAGGGCACCAAAGCAAGAAAGCGAGAGGTTCTGAGAGTGTACAAGCTGAAGAGTATGAAATGCTTGACAATCCTTGGGAAGCCAAGCCTAGTTGTAGAAAGGAGACAGCTCAAGAAACCACTTGGGGAGGTTGCTCTGGCAAAGGATGGGGGGATAGAGGTTGGAATAATGAATCTTGGGGCAGTGGCGGATGGGAAAACCAGGAGTGGTCTAATAAGGGATATAGTCGTGATAGAGGTTGGAAGAATGATTCTTGGGGCAGTGGTGGACGGGAAAACCAGGAGTGGCGTAGTAAGGGATATAGTCGTGATATTCGGGAGCCAAAGGGTTATAATCCATGGAAAGCTGGTTTTGTGCCTGACAACACAGCTTTGAGAGATCATAGGGCAAATGCAGGCGGTTGGCAAACACGTAGAGAAACTGAGGCAAAGCAAAGAAGTTGGAATGTGAAACTATCAAGTGATGGTTGGGGTGGGCAAAACAAGGAAAGAGATGAGGTATATGGACACCATTCTAACTACAAAAACCCATGGCCTAGAAGAGATGATTATCAGAACAGGAAGGTCCATTTTTCAGCTAAGTAA